From one Brevundimonas sp. PAMC22021 genomic stretch:
- a CDS encoding SDR family NAD(P)-dependent oxidoreductase yields MPDTPLPAPARGVVLLTGAASGIGRATALRLAADGARGLVLIDRDRAGLEALGSDLPPSVERVVADFDIVDEMRWDALEAELRGRFGGLDGVVACAGVSDAGAIADLSLDAWRRVLGVNLDGAFLTLRTGMRLLRDGGAMVAVSSASAIKAEPGTGAYGASKAGLLQLTRVAAKEGAARGLRVNAVLPGGVETPIWRGMSFFQDLIAETGSEEAAFARLASFATPLGRYAKPEEIAEQIVFLLSDAARSITGAGLVADGGYTL; encoded by the coding sequence ATGCCTGACACGCCCCTGCCCGCTCCCGCCCGAGGCGTCGTGCTGCTGACCGGGGCGGCCTCCGGGATCGGCCGGGCGACGGCGCTTCGGCTGGCGGCGGACGGCGCACGGGGGCTGGTGCTGATCGACAGGGATCGAGCGGGACTGGAGGCGTTGGGCTCCGATCTGCCCCCGTCGGTCGAAAGGGTAGTTGCTGACTTCGACATCGTCGACGAGATGAGGTGGGACGCCTTGGAGGCGGAACTGCGTGGCCGGTTCGGCGGCCTGGACGGCGTGGTCGCCTGCGCGGGCGTGTCGGACGCGGGCGCGATCGCGGACCTGTCGCTGGACGCTTGGCGGCGGGTGCTGGGCGTCAATCTAGACGGCGCCTTTCTGACGCTGCGAACCGGGATGCGGCTGCTTCGCGACGGCGGGGCGATGGTGGCGGTGTCGTCGGCGTCGGCGATCAAGGCCGAGCCGGGCACAGGCGCGTACGGCGCATCCAAGGCCGGACTGCTGCAGCTGACGCGGGTGGCGGCCAAGGAAGGCGCGGCGCGGGGCTTGCGCGTCAATGCCGTCCTGCCTGGCGGGGTCGAGACGCCGATCTGGCGCGGCATGAGCTTCTTTCAGGACCTGATCGCCGAGACCGGCTCGGAAGAGGCTGCCTTCGCGCGTCTGGCGTCCTTCGCCACGCCGCTGGGCCGCTACGCCAAGCCCGAAGAGATCGCGGAGCAGATCGTGTTTCTGCTGTCGGACGCCGCCCGGTCGATCACTGGCGCGGGCCTGGTCGCCGATGGCGGCTATACGCTCTAG
- the metF gene encoding methylenetetrahydrofolate reductase [NAD(P)H], translating into MKGSSTSLAEARALLLSPLGPVARAGSNRDAVKVSFEFFPPKTDEAEANLWKAIRRLEPLRPDFVSVTYGAGGSTRERTHRTVQRIITETSLRPAAHLTCVEASRAEVDEVIEGYKAIGVDHIVALRGDPPNGPNGSTGIGGVYQPHADGYANATELAQAIQRIGGFDITVGVYPEQHPESPSIEHDIDVLKAKVDAGATRALTQFFFDIDAFLRFRDRVRAAGVSIPLIPGVMPVSNFAGLKRMSSSCGAAIPAWLEAHFDGLDNDPDTRRLLAASVAAETCARLQEEGFSDFHFYTLNRADLVYAICRVLGVREQRVAA; encoded by the coding sequence ATGAAGGGATCGTCGACGAGCCTGGCCGAGGCGCGGGCGCTGCTGCTGTCGCCGCTGGGACCCGTGGCGCGCGCGGGCTCGAACCGCGATGCGGTCAAGGTGTCGTTTGAGTTCTTTCCGCCCAAGACGGACGAGGCCGAGGCCAATCTGTGGAAGGCGATCCGGCGGCTGGAGCCGCTGCGGCCCGACTTTGTCTCCGTTACCTACGGCGCGGGGGGATCGACGCGCGAGCGAACGCACCGCACGGTGCAGCGGATCATCACCGAGACCTCTCTGCGCCCCGCCGCCCACCTGACCTGCGTCGAGGCCAGCCGCGCCGAGGTAGATGAGGTGATCGAGGGCTACAAGGCCATCGGCGTCGACCACATCGTGGCCTTGCGCGGCGATCCGCCGAACGGCCCAAATGGCTCAACAGGCATCGGCGGCGTCTACCAACCTCACGCAGATGGTTACGCCAATGCGACGGAGCTGGCGCAGGCCATCCAGCGCATCGGCGGCTTCGACATCACCGTCGGCGTCTATCCGGAACAGCATCCCGAGAGCCCATCGATCGAGCACGACATCGACGTGCTGAAGGCCAAGGTGGACGCCGGCGCCACGCGGGCGCTGACACAGTTCTTTTTCGACATTGATGCTTTCTTGCGGTTCCGCGACCGGGTGCGGGCGGCGGGCGTATCGATCCCGCTGATCCCCGGCGTCATGCCGGTGTCCAACTTCGCCGGACTGAAGCGGATGAGCAGCTCGTGCGGGGCGGCTATTCCGGCGTGGCTGGAGGCGCATTTCGACGGGCTTGACAACGATCCGGACACTCGCCGGCTGCTCGCAGCCTCGGTGGCCGCCGAGACGTGCGCGCGGCTGCAGGAGGAAGGCTTCTCCGACTTCCACTTCTATACGCTGAACCGCGCCGACCTGGTTTACGCCATCTGTCGGGTGCTGGGCGTGCGTGAACAGAGGGTCGCGGCGTGA
- the ettA gene encoding energy-dependent translational throttle protein EttA produces the protein MAQQYIFQMQGLTKAFPGGKKIFENIWLSFYNDAKIGVVGVNGSGKSTLLKIMAGLDKEFQGEAKAADGIKRGYLEQEPHLDPALNVRENVEAWCEEKQWVNRFNAVAGELGENYTDELMEEMTSLQEKIDAGDVWDIDSRIEMAMDALRCPPDDWEVTNLSGGEKRRVALARLLLSKPDMLLMDEPTNHLDAESVAWLQHHLENFPGCVILVTHDRYFLDQVTKWTLELDRGRGHPHEGNYSSWLEAKQKRVVQEQSESEARQRALTRELEWVRSGAKARQAKSKARLAAYEKMVADQENSRQAQSFAVIQIPPGPRLGNVVLEVEGLQKSYGDKVLFDNLTFKLPPNGIVGVIGPNGAGKSTMFKLITGQETPDGGTIKVGETVKLAYVDQSRDDLKPDENIWQAISGGTDIMMVGKREINSRAYVGSFNFKGGDQQKKVGQLSGGERNRVHLAKTLASGGNLILLDEPTNDLDIETLQNLEEALEEFAGCAVVISHDRWFLDRLATHILAFEGDSHVEWFEGNFEAYEEDKKRRLGADSLIPHRIKFQKFGR, from the coding sequence ATGGCGCAGCAATACATCTTTCAGATGCAGGGCCTGACCAAGGCCTTTCCCGGCGGCAAGAAGATCTTCGAGAACATCTGGCTGAGCTTCTACAACGACGCCAAGATCGGCGTGGTCGGCGTCAACGGCTCGGGCAAGTCCACCCTGCTCAAGATCATGGCCGGCCTGGACAAGGAGTTCCAGGGCGAGGCCAAGGCCGCCGACGGGATCAAGCGCGGCTATCTGGAGCAGGAGCCGCATCTCGATCCGGCCCTGAACGTGCGCGAGAACGTCGAGGCCTGGTGCGAGGAGAAGCAGTGGGTCAACCGCTTCAACGCCGTGGCCGGCGAGCTGGGCGAGAACTACACCGACGAACTGATGGAGGAAATGACCAGCCTCCAGGAAAAGATCGACGCCGGCGACGTCTGGGACATCGACAGCCGCATCGAAATGGCCATGGACGCCCTGCGCTGTCCGCCCGACGACTGGGAGGTCACCAATCTGTCCGGTGGTGAGAAGCGCCGCGTGGCCCTGGCCCGCCTGCTGCTCAGCAAGCCCGACATGCTGCTGATGGACGAACCGACCAACCACCTGGACGCGGAATCCGTCGCCTGGCTGCAGCACCACCTGGAGAACTTCCCCGGCTGCGTCATCCTGGTGACCCACGACCGCTACTTCCTGGATCAGGTGACCAAGTGGACGCTGGAGCTGGACCGCGGGCGCGGACATCCGCACGAGGGCAACTATTCGTCCTGGCTCGAGGCCAAGCAGAAGCGCGTGGTGCAGGAGCAGTCGGAATCGGAGGCTCGCCAGCGCGCCCTCACTCGCGAACTGGAATGGGTGCGCTCGGGCGCCAAGGCCCGCCAGGCCAAGTCCAAGGCGCGTCTGGCCGCCTATGAGAAGATGGTCGCCGATCAGGAGAACAGCCGTCAGGCCCAGTCCTTCGCCGTGATCCAGATCCCGCCGGGTCCGCGCCTGGGCAATGTGGTGCTGGAGGTCGAGGGCCTGCAGAAGTCGTACGGCGACAAGGTGCTGTTCGACAACCTGACCTTCAAGCTGCCGCCCAACGGCATCGTCGGCGTGATCGGCCCCAACGGCGCCGGCAAGTCGACCATGTTCAAGCTGATCACCGGGCAGGAAACGCCGGACGGCGGCACGATCAAGGTCGGCGAGACGGTCAAGCTGGCCTATGTCGACCAGTCGCGCGACGACCTGAAGCCGGACGAGAACATCTGGCAGGCGATCTCGGGCGGCACCGACATCATGATGGTGGGCAAGCGCGAGATCAATTCGCGCGCCTATGTCGGCTCGTTCAACTTCAAGGGCGGCGACCAGCAGAAGAAGGTCGGTCAGCTGTCGGGCGGCGAGCGCAACCGCGTGCACCTGGCCAAGACCCTGGCGTCCGGCGGCAACCTGATCCTGCTGGACGAACCGACCAACGACCTGGACATCGAGACGCTGCAGAACCTCGAGGAGGCGCTGGAGGAGTTCGCCGGATGCGCCGTGGTCATCTCCCACGACCGCTGGTTCCTGGACCGGCTGGCGACCCACATCCTGGCCTTCGAGGGCGACAGCCATGTGGAATGGTTCGAAGGCAACTTCGAAGCTTATGAAGAAGACAAGAAGCGCCGCCTGGGCGCCGACAGCCTGATCCCCCATCGGATCAAGTTCCAGAAGTTCGGGCGGTGA
- a CDS encoding DUF429 domain-containing protein yields the protein MTKEVFIGFDSAWTDNPKQPGAIALMEFEDGKPSNFTPPTSATFAQASDAICDAKANSDYVLIALDQPTLVPNRGGCRPVERVAGSLVNRLKGGVQPANRSKASMFGDAAPVWSFLDSLGARENPEAARSCASGIFLIEVFPALALPSMIDEISTRGRAAKYNPASRAQFSPDDWRMVAEGVADHAQRRRLPDLELWAREASRKTSPKKANQDQLDAAICVLIAISWRRDEMSELAVLRDGITGYMVTPTSARTRPILASAAQKYDVGFNAVWNGDAARWIDDLSPPAEMSTPLLARITKERGVLGGKPCIRRMRIGVDQVLNMLADGVTAEDILTDFPYLEAEDIRAAYAYGAMLAEKDRLQ from the coding sequence GTGACGAAGGAGGTCTTCATCGGCTTCGACTCCGCTTGGACCGACAATCCTAAACAGCCGGGCGCAATTGCGCTCATGGAGTTCGAAGACGGGAAACCCTCCAACTTTACGCCGCCTACCTCAGCCACCTTCGCCCAAGCCAGTGACGCCATTTGCGACGCCAAGGCGAATTCCGATTATGTCCTGATCGCCTTGGACCAGCCGACCCTTGTGCCGAACCGCGGCGGGTGCCGGCCTGTGGAGCGCGTGGCGGGATCTTTGGTGAATCGCCTGAAAGGCGGCGTCCAGCCGGCTAATCGCAGCAAGGCGTCCATGTTCGGCGACGCTGCACCCGTGTGGTCTTTCCTTGATAGCTTGGGTGCAAGGGAGAACCCAGAAGCGGCGAGATCATGCGCCTCGGGCATCTTCCTTATCGAAGTCTTTCCAGCGCTCGCGCTGCCGTCGATGATCGATGAGATTTCAACAAGAGGTCGAGCGGCCAAGTACAATCCCGCGTCAAGGGCGCAGTTCTCACCGGACGACTGGCGGATGGTCGCAGAAGGTGTTGCTGATCATGCACAGCGCCGGCGCCTTCCCGACCTTGAACTCTGGGCGCGCGAGGCAAGTCGTAAAACCTCGCCGAAGAAGGCCAACCAGGATCAGTTGGACGCAGCCATCTGTGTGCTGATCGCCATATCTTGGCGACGCGATGAGATGAGCGAACTCGCCGTGCTGAGAGACGGCATCACCGGGTATATGGTCACGCCTACATCGGCAAGAACACGGCCCATTCTGGCATCTGCCGCGCAGAAATACGATGTGGGCTTCAATGCGGTCTGGAACGGCGATGCCGCGCGCTGGATCGACGACCTCTCGCCGCCTGCGGAGATGTCCACGCCCTTGCTCGCACGGATCACCAAAGAGCGAGGCGTGCTTGGCGGCAAGCCTTGCATTCGCCGCATGCGTATCGGCGTTGACCAAGTTCTCAACATGTTGGCGGACGGTGTGACGGCAGAAGACATACTGACCGACTTTCCGTACCTAGAGGCCGAAGATATCCGGGCGGCGTATGCCTATGGCGCGATGCTTGCCGAGAAGGATCGCCTTCAGTAG
- a CDS encoding metalloregulator ArsR/SmtB family transcription factor: MNLNADQTVEALRAAGEPTRLRVLSLLAGEELSVMELSRVLDQSQPRVSRHLKLMTDAGLIERFPDGARVYYRLSHDAQARRLIDTVLDILADDAGEADHRRLDEVRRDREEHAARYFEQVAPQWDKLRSLYVSESAVEAALERAIGSGPFERVVDLGTGSGRMLTLFGRRAKMSVGLDLSQNMLNIARANASKAGLDKVELRHGDIFATRLPAESADLVIVHQVLHYLADPAAAAAEAARLVMPGGRLVIVDFAPHTFEHMREAHQHRRLGFSDNEISGWLTEAGLKTSAPIALSPESEGLTVTIWIAERETVAQRSVA; this comes from the coding sequence ATGAACCTGAACGCCGACCAGACCGTGGAAGCCTTGCGAGCCGCCGGAGAGCCGACGCGGCTGCGGGTGCTGTCGCTGCTGGCGGGGGAAGAGCTGTCGGTGATGGAGCTGTCGCGGGTGCTGGACCAGAGCCAGCCGCGCGTGTCGCGCCACCTGAAGCTGATGACCGACGCCGGACTGATCGAGCGGTTTCCGGACGGGGCACGGGTCTACTATCGGCTGTCGCATGACGCCCAGGCGCGGCGACTGATCGACACTGTGCTGGACATCCTGGCCGACGACGCGGGCGAGGCCGATCACCGGCGGCTGGACGAGGTTCGGCGCGACCGCGAGGAGCATGCCGCGCGCTACTTCGAACAGGTGGCGCCCCAGTGGGACAAGCTGCGCTCGCTCTATGTCAGCGAAAGCGCGGTCGAGGCGGCGCTGGAGCGGGCCATCGGCTCGGGACCGTTCGAGCGGGTGGTCGATCTGGGCACCGGCTCCGGTCGGATGCTGACCCTGTTCGGGCGCCGGGCCAAGATGTCGGTCGGGCTGGATCTCAGCCAGAACATGCTGAACATCGCCCGCGCCAACGCATCCAAGGCCGGGCTGGACAAGGTCGAACTGCGTCACGGCGACATCTTTGCGACCCGCCTGCCGGCCGAGAGCGCGGACCTGGTGATCGTGCACCAGGTGCTGCACTACCTCGCCGATCCGGCGGCGGCGGCGGCGGAGGCCGCGCGGCTGGTGATGCCCGGCGGGCGGCTGGTGATCGTCGATTTCGCGCCGCACACGTTCGAGCACATGCGCGAAGCGCATCAACATCGGCGGCTGGGCTTTTCCGACAATGAGATCTCCGGCTGGCTGACGGAGGCGGGGCTGAAGACCTCCGCTCCCATCGCCCTGTCCCCTGAATCCGAGGGCCTGACCGTGACCATCTGGATCGCCGAGCGCGAGACCGTCGCCCAAAGGAGCGTCGCCTGA